One genomic segment of Corynebacterium durum includes these proteins:
- the purM gene encoding phosphoribosylformylglycinamidine cyclo-ligase: MTDAHASYAAAGVNIAEGDRAVELIAPLAKKATRPEVRGGLGGFAGLFALGKYKQPLLAAGSDGVGTKLAVAQAMDKHDTIGIDLVAMCVDDLVVCGAEPLFLQDYIAIGKVVPEHVADIVAGIAEGCIQAGCALLGGETAEHPGVMEPEHYDVSATAVGVVEAEDVLGPDRVRPGDVVIAMASSGLHSNGYSLARHVLLEKAKLPLDSYMEELGRTLGEELLEPTRIYAKDCLALAAECDVHTFCHVTGGGLAGNLARVIPAGLVAELSRATWTPGQIFRIIADLGKVPQEEMDKTFNMGVGMVAVVAAEDRDRALAMLTARHIEAWELGTVRKADAENAEGAPRVVLTSEHAAY; the protein is encoded by the coding sequence ATGACTGACGCTCACGCCTCCTACGCCGCGGCTGGAGTGAACATTGCTGAGGGCGACCGCGCCGTCGAACTGATCGCCCCGTTGGCGAAAAAAGCAACTCGACCGGAAGTGCGCGGCGGCCTCGGCGGTTTCGCGGGACTTTTTGCGCTCGGGAAATACAAGCAACCCCTCCTCGCGGCGGGTTCCGACGGCGTGGGAACCAAACTCGCCGTCGCCCAGGCCATGGACAAGCACGACACCATCGGCATCGACCTGGTGGCCATGTGCGTTGATGACCTTGTGGTCTGCGGTGCCGAACCCCTGTTTCTGCAGGACTACATTGCGATCGGCAAAGTTGTGCCCGAACATGTCGCCGACATTGTCGCTGGCATCGCCGAGGGCTGCATACAGGCGGGTTGCGCGCTTCTTGGTGGTGAAACCGCGGAACATCCAGGCGTGATGGAGCCCGAGCATTACGACGTCTCGGCCACCGCCGTGGGCGTTGTGGAAGCTGAGGATGTTCTGGGGCCTGATCGTGTGCGTCCCGGCGACGTGGTGATCGCTATGGCCTCCAGCGGCCTGCACTCCAACGGTTACTCACTGGCGCGCCATGTTCTGCTGGAGAAAGCCAAGCTGCCGCTTGATAGCTATATGGAAGAACTCGGACGCACCCTGGGGGAGGAACTTCTCGAACCGACTCGCATCTACGCCAAGGATTGCCTGGCGCTTGCCGCCGAATGCGATGTGCACACCTTCTGCCATGTCACTGGTGGCGGACTCGCGGGCAACCTTGCTCGCGTCATCCCCGCCGGTCTGGTGGCGGAACTGTCCCGTGCCACCTGGACTCCCGGACAGATTTTCCGCATCATCGCCGACCTGGGCAAAGTGCCCCAGGAGGAAATGGACAAGACCTTCAACATGGGTGTGGGAATGGTGGCTGTTGTGGCCGCGGAGGACCGCGACCGGGCTCTTGCCATGTTGACGGCACGTCACATTGAAGCGTGGGAGCTTGGTACGGTGCGCAAAGCCGATGCCGAGAATGCTGAGG
- the purF gene encoding amidophosphoribosyltransferase → MGIVAALDQSPQFPLDDHGEQTPREECGVFGVWAPGEEVAKLTYYGLYALQHRGQEAAGIAVGDGDQIVVYKDLGLVSQIFDEQSLDALKGDIAIGHTRYSTAGGTCWENAQPMFRTASNGSDVALGHNGNLVNYLELLDDAARKKLVDPATKPSDSDVMCALLAHGISDDTSLVESAKRLLPTIKGAFCLTFTDGHTLYAARDPHGVRPLCIGRLDRGWVVASETAALDIVGASFVREVDPGELIIVNASGVRSERFAEKKHKGCVFEYVYLARPDSVIRQQSVHETRVEIGRRLAEEYPADGDLVIPVPDSGTPAAVGYAQGSGIPFGLGLVKNAYVGRTFIQPSQTIRQLGIRLKLNPLRQIIDGKRLVVVDDSIVRGNTQRALIRMLREAGAAEVHVRIASPPVKWPCFYGIDFASPGELLANCVEGNDEDAMVTSVCTAIGADSLGYVSIGSMVEASRQDYDELCCACFDGVYPLGLPAGNPNAELVRKMQH, encoded by the coding sequence TTGGGCATCGTGGCAGCTTTGGATCAGTCCCCTCAGTTCCCTCTTGACGACCATGGCGAGCAAACACCCCGCGAAGAATGCGGTGTTTTTGGCGTGTGGGCACCGGGGGAGGAAGTCGCAAAACTTACCTACTACGGCCTGTACGCCCTCCAGCACAGAGGGCAAGAGGCGGCCGGCATCGCCGTCGGCGATGGCGATCAGATTGTGGTGTACAAAGACTTGGGTCTTGTCTCCCAGATTTTCGATGAGCAATCCCTCGACGCCCTGAAAGGCGACATCGCTATCGGGCACACCCGCTATTCCACCGCAGGTGGTACCTGCTGGGAAAACGCGCAACCCATGTTCCGCACCGCTTCCAACGGCAGTGATGTTGCGTTGGGGCACAACGGAAATCTGGTCAACTACCTGGAATTGCTTGACGATGCCGCGCGCAAAAAGCTCGTCGACCCGGCCACCAAACCATCCGATTCTGATGTGATGTGTGCCCTGTTGGCGCACGGCATCAGTGACGACACCAGTCTGGTGGAATCCGCCAAGAGACTACTGCCCACCATCAAAGGTGCATTTTGTCTCACCTTCACTGACGGGCACACTCTGTATGCGGCACGTGATCCTCATGGTGTGCGGCCATTGTGTATCGGGCGTTTAGACCGCGGGTGGGTGGTTGCCTCTGAGACGGCAGCGCTGGATATTGTGGGTGCCTCGTTTGTCCGGGAGGTTGATCCCGGCGAATTGATCATTGTGAATGCGTCGGGTGTGCGGTCCGAACGCTTTGCGGAGAAGAAACACAAGGGCTGCGTGTTTGAATACGTTTATCTTGCGCGCCCCGATTCGGTGATCAGACAGCAGAGTGTGCATGAAACCCGGGTGGAGATCGGGCGTCGATTAGCGGAGGAATACCCGGCCGACGGTGACCTTGTGATCCCTGTGCCGGACTCAGGTACCCCGGCGGCCGTCGGATATGCGCAGGGTTCCGGCATTCCTTTCGGGCTGGGACTGGTGAAAAACGCCTATGTGGGGCGGACGTTTATTCAACCCTCGCAAACCATCCGTCAGTTGGGCATTCGCCTGAAACTGAACCCGCTGCGGCAAATTATTGACGGCAAACGCCTGGTCGTCGTGGATGATTCCATTGTGCGTGGCAACACCCAACGCGCCCTGATCCGCATGTTGCGGGAAGCGGGGGCTGCTGAGGTGCATGTGCGCATTGCCTCCCCACCTGTGAAATGGCCATGTTTCTATGGCATTGACTTTGCTAGCCCCGGCGAACTACTGGCCAATTGCGTCGAAGGTAACGATGAAGATGCCATGGTCACCTCCGTATGCACCGCAATCGGCGCGGATTCCTTAGGCTATGTCTCTATTGGCAGCATGGTCGAGGCATCCAGGCAGGACTATGACGAACTGTGCTGCGCCTGTTTCGACGGTGTGTACCCCCTGGGGCTGCCCGCCGGGAATCCCAACGCTGAACTCGTCCGCAAAATGCAACACTAA
- a CDS encoding VIT1/CCC1 transporter family protein, translating to MTTAEHTLPEPHTSDVGSRLNWLRAGVLGANDGIVSTAGLVIGVAAAGTSTSALAAAGIAALAAGAVSMALGEYVSVSAQRDTEQVLVQKERWELSNMPDAEHQELVGILRGKGLSEETAERAATEMAEHDALGAHLDLELGMDPDELTNPWVAALSSAVSFMIGAVLPLVAVLLAPQGHRVWVTVVSTLLALTITGSISARFSQARRGRSIARLVIGGGVALAVTYLVGALFGVQAG from the coding sequence GTGACTACTGCTGAACACACTCTTCCGGAACCACATACCAGCGATGTTGGATCCCGCCTAAACTGGCTGCGTGCTGGAGTGCTGGGAGCCAACGATGGCATTGTCTCCACAGCGGGTTTGGTTATTGGGGTGGCGGCCGCTGGCACCTCCACCTCCGCGCTTGCGGCTGCTGGCATTGCAGCCCTAGCAGCAGGTGCTGTATCCATGGCATTGGGGGAGTACGTGTCGGTGTCGGCCCAACGGGACACCGAGCAGGTGTTGGTGCAGAAAGAGCGCTGGGAGCTCTCGAACATGCCGGACGCCGAACATCAGGAGTTGGTGGGTATCCTGCGCGGCAAGGGCTTATCTGAAGAAACCGCCGAGCGGGCCGCCACGGAAATGGCTGAGCATGATGCGTTGGGTGCGCATCTGGATCTGGAACTGGGGATGGATCCCGATGAACTGACTAATCCGTGGGTCGCCGCCTTATCCTCTGCGGTGTCGTTCATGATTGGTGCTGTGCTTCCGCTTGTTGCAGTGCTTTTGGCTCCTCAGGGGCATCGTGTGTGGGTCACTGTGGTGAGCACGCTCCTTGCGCTGACCATCACGGGAAGCATATCCGCGCGGTTTTCGCAGGCGCGTCGCGGTAGGAGCATTGCTCGCCTAGTGATCGGCGGGGGAGTGGCTTTGGCGGTGACGTACCTTGTAGGTGCGCTTTTTGGTGTGCAGGCAGGCTGA
- a CDS encoding sterol carrier family protein, protein MKTSADPAATRAAVLAVEAWIRDPDAASRPSRAALADAVRLTARTLEHLAPGHSVEVRVPPFVAVQCIDGPRHTRGTPPNVVEVDPHTWLQIATGLRDLRPEDTSGTRAAEVAHWLPIVPL, encoded by the coding sequence GTGAAAACCTCAGCTGATCCCGCCGCGACCCGCGCCGCCGTCCTCGCTGTTGAAGCCTGGATTCGCGACCCCGATGCCGCCTCTAGGCCCAGCCGTGCCGCGCTTGCCGACGCCGTCCGACTCACCGCCCGCACCCTCGAACATCTTGCTCCGGGCCACTCCGTGGAGGTGCGAGTCCCTCCCTTCGTGGCTGTGCAATGCATCGACGGCCCCCGCCACACGCGCGGCACGCCGCCCAATGTTGTAGAAGTGGATCCCCATACGTGGCTGCAAATCGCTACCGGACTGCGAGACCTCCGACCTGAAGACACGTCTGGGACCCGCGCCGCCGAAGTGGCGCACTGGCTGCCCATTGTGCCACTGTAA
- a CDS encoding acyl-CoA thioesterase, whose protein sequence is MPTLSPEVTLRFLAAPTDVLMAGSHGVNGGRVLEWIDKAAYACAVGWSGTYCVTAYVGHIHFTRPIPSGHMVEVRSRIAMTGRSSMHIVNEVLSADPREGVFTRACDCLVIFVAKDTKTGKAQPVPTFEPRTEEELRVHDAAMSRIELRRAIEAEMDKQTYDGPSEAPRMITRFLAKPMDVNWGGKVHGGTAMEWIDEAASACTMEWSGENTVAVYAGGIRFYRPIQIGDLIEVDARLLRTDARSMQVVVHVRSGDPRSGRNALENAIHATITYVGVDLDGVPLPARPFVPRTTEDIRLAEHALTLRDLRAEYAPKPLIKPLIGRRS, encoded by the coding sequence ATGCCTACTCTTTCCCCTGAAGTTACACTGCGTTTTCTTGCTGCACCCACGGATGTGTTGATGGCCGGGAGTCACGGCGTCAACGGTGGGCGCGTGTTGGAGTGGATCGACAAAGCGGCGTATGCATGCGCAGTGGGCTGGTCGGGAACGTATTGCGTTACTGCGTATGTGGGACATATTCATTTCACTCGACCGATCCCGTCGGGTCACATGGTGGAGGTGCGCTCGCGGATTGCCATGACGGGTCGGTCATCGATGCACATTGTCAATGAGGTGCTTTCTGCGGATCCACGCGAGGGTGTATTTACCCGCGCCTGCGACTGCCTGGTGATTTTCGTTGCTAAAGACACCAAAACCGGCAAGGCCCAACCGGTGCCCACCTTTGAACCCCGCACAGAAGAGGAACTGCGCGTGCATGACGCAGCTATGTCTCGTATTGAGCTGCGGCGCGCCATCGAGGCGGAGATGGACAAGCAAACTTACGACGGCCCGTCGGAAGCCCCGCGCATGATCACGAGATTTTTGGCCAAACCCATGGATGTGAACTGGGGCGGCAAGGTCCACGGCGGCACAGCAATGGAATGGATCGACGAAGCCGCCTCCGCCTGCACGATGGAATGGTCCGGGGAAAACACCGTGGCCGTGTATGCCGGCGGCATTCGCTTCTACCGGCCCATCCAGATTGGCGACCTCATTGAGGTTGATGCCCGCCTCCTGCGTACCGACGCCCGCTCCATGCAGGTAGTCGTCCATGTCCGCTCTGGGGACCCGCGCAGCGGACGGAACGCTTTGGAAAACGCCATTCACGCCACCATCACGTATGTGGGCGTGGACCTTGATGGGGTGCCATTGCCTGCGCGACCGTTTGTGCCACGCACCACGGAAGACATTCGCCTAGCGGAGCATGCTTTAACACTACGAGACTTGCGGGCAGAGTACGCGCCGAAGCCATTGATCAAACCACTCATTGGTCGAAGGAGTTAG
- the purL gene encoding phosphoribosylformylglycinamidine synthase subunit PurL, with amino-acid sequence MNAPFNDTVPAAQADPDAEQPYASLGLKDDEYARIKDILGRRPTDAELAMYSVMWSEHCSYKSSKVHLRYFGETTTPEMNEKILAGIGENAGVVDIGDGHAVTFRVESHNHPSYVEPHQGAATGVGGIVRDIMAMGARPVAVMDQLRFGPVDAPDTKRVLPGVVDGVGGYGNCLGLPNIGGETVFDESYAGNPLVNALCVGTLKVEDLKLAFASGLGNKVMLFGSRTGLDGIGGVSVLASDTFEEGAERKLPAVQVGDPFAEKVLIECCLDLYKAGVVVGIQDLGGAGLSCATSELAAAGDGGMLVNLDMVPLRAENMTAAEILASESQERMCAVVTPDNVEKFTEICAHWDVTCAEIGEVTDNDHLVITHRGEVVVDAPAHTIAHQGPVYERPWARPAWQDELQQFQGVEKPSDLRQALLRMVSSSALCSRAFITEQYDRYVRGNTVLAQNSDAGVLRIDETTGRGVAVSADASGRYTKLDPNTGARLALAEAYRNVAVTGATPVAVTNCLNFGSPENPDVMWQFREAVHGLADGCAELGIPVSGGNVSFYNQTGTEPILPTPVVGVLGVINDVAEHIGHTLGTVDGPEDLYVVGATFNEFGGSIWQQVSGGGLNGMPPAIDLANEQKLVELFSGPRVFTAAHDVSEGGLAQAVAELAMTSGDGVGVDIDVAAVHEDPFVALFSESASRAVVATTDGAALEGRARELGIPCVKLGRTNSDKQVRVAGQFDVPVAELREAWAGTLPEIFGHAVGANSVVE; translated from the coding sequence ATGAATGCTCCTTTCAATGATACTGTTCCCGCCGCTCAGGCAGACCCGGATGCGGAACAGCCGTATGCAAGCTTGGGCTTGAAGGATGACGAGTACGCGCGGATCAAGGATATTCTTGGTCGTCGTCCCACCGACGCGGAATTGGCTATGTATTCCGTGATGTGGTCGGAGCACTGCTCCTATAAGTCTTCTAAAGTGCATTTGCGTTATTTCGGTGAAACCACCACCCCGGAGATGAATGAGAAGATTCTGGCGGGTATTGGTGAAAACGCTGGTGTGGTCGATATTGGGGATGGTCATGCGGTGACGTTCCGCGTGGAGTCTCATAATCACCCGTCGTATGTGGAACCGCATCAGGGTGCCGCCACAGGTGTGGGCGGCATTGTGCGTGACATTATGGCGATGGGTGCACGGCCAGTGGCGGTGATGGATCAGCTGCGTTTCGGCCCTGTCGACGCCCCGGATACCAAGCGTGTGCTGCCGGGTGTGGTTGATGGTGTGGGCGGTTATGGCAACTGCCTGGGCCTGCCGAACATCGGCGGTGAAACCGTTTTTGATGAATCCTACGCCGGGAATCCACTGGTCAATGCGCTGTGCGTGGGCACGTTGAAGGTGGAGGACCTGAAGCTAGCGTTTGCCTCTGGCTTGGGCAATAAGGTGATGCTTTTTGGTTCCCGCACGGGTCTGGACGGCATCGGCGGTGTGTCGGTGTTGGCCTCGGACACGTTTGAGGAGGGGGCCGAACGCAAGCTGCCCGCAGTGCAGGTGGGAGATCCGTTTGCAGAGAAGGTGCTCATTGAGTGCTGCCTTGACCTGTACAAGGCTGGAGTTGTGGTGGGCATCCAGGATCTTGGCGGCGCGGGATTGTCCTGCGCGACGTCGGAACTCGCCGCAGCTGGTGACGGCGGCATGCTGGTGAACCTGGATATGGTGCCGCTGCGCGCGGAGAACATGACGGCCGCCGAGATTCTGGCCTCGGAGTCGCAGGAACGCATGTGCGCGGTGGTCACCCCAGACAATGTGGAGAAGTTCACGGAAATTTGCGCCCACTGGGATGTCACGTGCGCGGAGATCGGCGAGGTCACGGACAACGATCACCTGGTGATTACCCATCGCGGCGAGGTGGTTGTTGACGCCCCGGCGCACACGATCGCCCACCAAGGGCCAGTGTACGAGCGCCCCTGGGCCCGGCCCGCGTGGCAGGATGAACTACAGCAGTTTCAGGGCGTCGAAAAGCCCTCTGACCTGCGCCAGGCGCTTCTGCGCATGGTGAGTTCGTCGGCTCTGTGCTCGCGTGCGTTTATTACCGAGCAGTATGACCGCTATGTGCGCGGTAACACGGTGTTGGCGCAGAACTCTGACGCTGGTGTGCTGCGCATCGACGAAACCACCGGCCGCGGTGTCGCCGTGTCTGCCGACGCCTCGGGACGCTACACCAAGCTCGACCCGAACACGGGCGCGCGGTTGGCGTTGGCGGAGGCGTACCGGAATGTTGCTGTCACCGGTGCCACACCTGTCGCGGTGACCAACTGCCTGAACTTTGGCTCGCCGGAGAACCCGGACGTGATGTGGCAGTTCCGTGAGGCTGTGCACGGGCTTGCCGACGGCTGTGCTGAACTGGGCATTCCGGTGTCAGGTGGCAATGTGTCCTTCTATAACCAGACCGGCACGGAACCCATCCTCCCCACGCCCGTGGTGGGTGTGTTGGGGGTGATTAACGACGTCGCGGAACACATTGGCCACACCCTCGGCACCGTGGACGGGCCCGAGGACCTCTACGTTGTGGGTGCCACCTTCAACGAGTTCGGCGGTTCCATCTGGCAGCAGGTCTCCGGTGGCGGCCTGAACGGAATGCCGCCCGCCATTGACTTGGCCAACGAGCAGAAGTTGGTGGAGTTGTTCTCCGGCCCGCGCGTGTTCACCGCTGCGCATGATGTCTCCGAGGGCGGCCTAGCGCAGGCGGTAGCGGAGCTGGCTATGACCTCTGGCGACGGGGTCGGCGTGGACATTGATGTGGCGGCTGTTCACGAGGACCCGTTTGTGGCGCTGTTCTCCGAATCCGCTTCCCGCGCGGTAGTGGCCACCACCGATGGTGCAGCTCTGGAGGGACGTGCCCGTGAACTGGGTATTCCCTGCGTGAAGCTTGGGCGGACCAACAGCGATAAGCAGGTCCGTGTTGCCGGACAGTTTGACGTTCCCGTTGCCGAACTCCGCGAAGCGTGGGCTGGCACCCTGCCCGAGATTTTCGGGCATGCCGTGGGCGCGAACTCCGTGGTGGAGTAG
- the purQ gene encoding phosphoribosylformylglycinamidine synthase subunit PurQ, translated as MTAKIGVITFPGTLDDVDAARAVRYAGADAVSLWHADDDLKGVDAVVVPGGFSYGDYLRSGAISALAPVMRSVIDAAHKGMPVLGICNGFQILTESKLLPGALTRNEGLHFHCVDTFLTVENNTTAWTNTLDKGQDILIPSKHGEGRFQASAETIAMLEGEGRVVFRYTDNFNGSMNAIAGICSENQRVVGLMPHPEHAIDLLTGPSTDGLQLFLSAVGTFAA; from the coding sequence GTGACGGCAAAGATTGGGGTCATCACATTCCCCGGAACGTTGGATGATGTTGATGCCGCCCGTGCGGTTCGGTATGCGGGCGCGGATGCTGTGAGCCTGTGGCACGCCGATGACGACCTGAAAGGTGTCGATGCGGTAGTTGTCCCAGGCGGTTTTTCGTATGGGGACTATTTGCGTTCCGGCGCGATTTCCGCTTTAGCCCCGGTGATGCGTTCGGTTATCGACGCCGCGCACAAGGGCATGCCAGTTCTGGGTATTTGTAACGGATTCCAGATTCTCACTGAGTCCAAGCTTCTTCCCGGCGCGCTGACCCGTAACGAGGGCCTGCATTTCCATTGCGTGGATACATTTTTGACGGTGGAGAATAACACCACCGCTTGGACGAATACCCTGGATAAAGGGCAGGATATTCTTATTCCCTCCAAGCATGGGGAAGGGCGTTTCCAGGCTTCTGCGGAGACCATCGCAATGCTGGAGGGCGAGGGCCGCGTGGTATTCCGCTACACCGATAATTTCAATGGTTCCATGAATGCTATCGCCGGTATTTGTTCGGAAAACCAGCGGGTTGTTGGTTTGATGCCGCACCCAGAGCACGCTATTGACCTGTTGACCGGACCGTCTACGGACGGCCTACAGCTGTTTTTGTCCGCCGTTGGCACGTTTGCTGCCTGA
- the purS gene encoding phosphoribosylformylglycinamidine synthase subunit PurS, producing the protein MARVVVNVMPKAEILDPQGKAVVRALDLIGVKGVSDVRQGKRFELEVDESVTAAELEKIAEVLLANTVIEDYEVVGVEVAQ; encoded by the coding sequence GTGGCCCGTGTAGTTGTGAACGTGATGCCAAAGGCAGAGATCCTTGATCCGCAGGGAAAAGCAGTGGTGCGTGCTCTGGACCTTATTGGGGTTAAGGGGGTGTCAGATGTTCGTCAGGGGAAGCGCTTTGAACTTGAGGTCGATGAGTCAGTGACGGCGGCTGAACTGGAGAAAATCGCTGAGGTTCTGCTGGCGAACACCGTGATCGAAGATTATGAGGTTGTTGGTGTCGAGGTGGCCCAGTGA
- a CDS encoding DUF624 domain-containing protein, with the protein MPGLFSTEGKFYGALSLAADLVIVNVMMLVAMLPVVTGGAALRAATVVITQLLNNEAGTPVRTFLREFTRKWKASTVWWFITTALMLFAVYEFYVIFRADVGNTTRLLLCASVLSGVCVLAAVSVWFYPLAHVGGVRSTLTHSVQLAFAQPLRTIVGVIFTLSPLLVFAVAGSQLGVVVVFYALIGAAFTQYLVLLALGENAGVVSR; encoded by the coding sequence ATGCCAGGATTATTCAGCACTGAGGGCAAGTTCTATGGAGCATTGTCCCTCGCCGCGGATCTTGTGATTGTTAATGTCATGATGCTGGTGGCAATGCTGCCCGTGGTCACCGGCGGTGCCGCTCTGCGCGCCGCTACAGTGGTGATTACTCAGTTGCTGAATAATGAGGCTGGCACCCCAGTTCGCACATTTCTGCGGGAGTTTACGCGGAAATGGAAAGCATCAACCGTCTGGTGGTTCATTACTACCGCGTTGATGTTGTTCGCGGTGTATGAGTTTTATGTGATTTTTCGCGCCGACGTGGGTAATACAACGCGTCTTCTTCTCTGTGCTTCGGTGCTGTCGGGGGTCTGCGTCCTTGCGGCCGTGAGCGTGTGGTTTTACCCGTTAGCTCACGTGGGTGGGGTTCGTTCAACGCTGACGCATTCCGTGCAGCTCGCATTCGCCCAGCCGCTGCGCACAATTGTGGGGGTTATTTTCACATTGTCACCATTGTTGGTGTTTGCGGTAGCGGGTTCTCAACTGGGGGTTGTTGTGGTGTTTTATGCGCTCATTGGTGCGGCATTTACGCAGTATCTGGTGCTGCTTGCGCTGGGAGAGAACGCGGGCGTGGTCAGCCGCTAG
- a CDS encoding carbohydrate ABC transporter permease, with protein MSATPQASKAPKVAKKSIRPADIPLYAVLVFLTVVFLGPIFFIVFNSFKSKFAISSDPFSIPVGEMWAGFENYAVGLMREGFLWAVIWSFTITILSVIAIVFFSALTAYYITRVKTWWTSTLYYLFVFSMVIPFQMVMFPTVKIADTLHLTNPVGIAVLYMGFGAGLSVFMFAGFVKSIPLEIEEAAMIDGCNPVQTYFRVVMPMLKPTAITVAILNAMWVWNDYLLPYLVIGLSTKYKTIPVVVQTFVGSNGNRDLGAMMAMLVLAIVPIVIFYISAQKYIIEGVAAGAVKG; from the coding sequence ATGAGTGCCACACCACAAGCATCAAAAGCGCCAAAAGTGGCAAAAAAGAGCATCAGGCCCGCTGACATCCCCTTGTATGCCGTTTTGGTGTTCCTGACGGTGGTGTTCCTCGGTCCCATCTTCTTCATTGTGTTCAACTCGTTTAAGAGCAAGTTTGCTATTTCCAGTGATCCGTTTTCCATCCCCGTTGGTGAGATGTGGGCGGGTTTTGAAAACTACGCCGTCGGTCTGATGCGCGAGGGCTTCCTCTGGGCCGTGATCTGGTCATTTACCATCACGATTTTGTCGGTGATAGCCATCGTGTTTTTCTCGGCGCTTACCGCGTATTACATCACGCGTGTGAAAACCTGGTGGACGTCCACGCTGTATTACTTGTTCGTGTTTTCCATGGTCATTCCGTTCCAGATGGTCATGTTCCCCACTGTGAAAATCGCGGATACGTTGCACTTGACCAATCCGGTGGGCATCGCGGTGTTGTACATGGGGTTTGGTGCTGGCCTGTCGGTGTTCATGTTTGCTGGTTTTGTGAAGAGCATCCCGCTCGAAATTGAGGAGGCGGCCATGATCGACGGCTGCAACCCTGTGCAAACATATTTCCGGGTGGTGATGCCCATGTTGAAGCCAACGGCAATCACCGTGGCTATTCTCAATGCGATGTGGGTGTGGAATGACTATCTGCTCCCGTACCTGGTCATTGGTTTGTCCACGAAGTATAAGACCATTCCTGTGGTGGTGCAGACCTTCGTGGGGTCGAATGGTAACCGCGACTTGGGCGCGATGATGGCAATGCTGGTCCTGGCGATCGTTCCGATTGTTATCTTCTACATTTCTGCACAGAAGTACATTATTGAAGGTGTCGCCGCTGGTGCTGTGAAAGGCTAA
- a CDS encoding carbohydrate ABC transporter permease — protein MQASLKKYFPIFVLPTLIAFSIAFVVPFIIGFLLSFTEFTTVTDAEFNGVQNYVDAFSKREGFVSSFGFTALVVVVSVITVNVFAFSIAWILTRKLRGTNFFRTVFFMPNLIGGIVLGYTWQSMINAVLAKYSTTIIADWKFGYVGLIVLINWQLVGYMMIIYIAGLQNVPPELIEAAELDGATKWGVLRHVTIPMVMPSITICLFLTFANTFKMFDQNLALTNGSPRHRTEMVALNIVDTMFNRTGVEGVGQAKAVIFVVVVIVFALFQLRATRSREVEA, from the coding sequence ATGCAAGCATCGTTGAAAAAGTACTTCCCAATATTTGTTCTGCCCACGCTCATTGCGTTTTCCATCGCGTTCGTGGTGCCGTTCATCATTGGGTTCTTACTATCGTTTACCGAGTTCACCACCGTCACTGACGCGGAGTTCAACGGAGTGCAAAACTACGTTGATGCCTTTAGTAAGCGGGAAGGATTCGTGTCGTCCTTTGGCTTCACCGCTTTGGTGGTTGTGGTGTCGGTGATCACTGTCAATGTGTTCGCCTTCTCCATCGCGTGGATATTGACCCGTAAGTTGAGGGGTACGAACTTTTTCCGCACCGTGTTCTTCATGCCTAACCTCATCGGTGGCATTGTGCTGGGCTACACCTGGCAGTCGATGATTAATGCCGTGCTGGCAAAGTACAGCACAACCATCATCGCGGACTGGAAGTTTGGCTATGTGGGCTTGATTGTGTTGATCAACTGGCAGCTGGTGGGCTACATGATGATCATCTACATTGCTGGCCTGCAAAACGTTCCGCCAGAACTTATTGAGGCCGCTGAACTAGATGGTGCGACCAAGTGGGGTGTGCTTCGGCACGTGACTATCCCGATGGTGATGCCGTCTATCACGATTTGTCTGTTCCTGACCTTCGCTAACACGTTCAAAATGTTTGACCAGAACTTGGCGCTGACGAATGGTTCGCCGCGCCACCGCACTGAAATGGTGGCACTGAACATTGTGGACACCATGTTTAACCGCACCGGGGTTGAAGGTGTTGGCCAGGCCAAAGCAGTGATCTTTGTTGTCGTCGTTATTGTGTTCGCCCTGTTCCAGCTCAGGGCAACCCGAAGCCGGGAGGTTGAGGCATGA